The Oleispira antarctica RB-8 genome contains the following window.
TGCCTAGTCGCCAAGGTCAACCGGGTTATAACGGAGGCAGTGCAGGGGATCTTTACTTACACATTCGTGTCGTTCCTCATCCATTATTTGATGTGAGTGGC
Protein-coding sequences here:
- a CDS encoding Curved DNA-binding protein (CbpA), fragment B, with amino-acid sequence MPSRQGQPGYNGGSAGDLYLHIRVVPHPLFDVSGHNVLLTLPLAP